In one window of Chitinophagales bacterium DNA:
- a CDS encoding VWA domain-containing protein, whose protein sequence is MIGHRFLKYDPQANGKTRFEQMLDIFTQLLNYTNGDAGEALEWMNQLDRQYHFTDDQYGMGDFIEDLKENGYLQENPANGEISITGKTEQTIRKRSLEEIFGKLKKSKQGNHQTFKPGQGDESNSETRPFQFGDMLEQIDFTESIRNAQVNHGIESFCMQEDDLQIRESDFKTQTSTVLMIDISHSMILYGEDRITPAKKVAMALSELITTRYPKDTLDIVVFGNDAWSIEIKDLPYLQVGPYHTNTVAGLELAMDLLRRRKNPNKQIFMITDGKPTCLKIGGRYYKNSFGLDRKVLNRCMNLAAQCKKLKIPITTFMIASDPYLQRFVQEFTEVNQGKAFFASLDKLGAFIFKDFESGKRKTVY, encoded by the coding sequence ATGATCGGACATCGCTTTCTGAAATATGATCCACAAGCCAATGGCAAAACCCGCTTCGAGCAGATGCTGGATATTTTCACGCAACTGCTCAACTATACCAATGGTGATGCGGGCGAAGCATTGGAATGGATGAACCAATTAGATCGACAGTATCATTTTACAGACGATCAATATGGTATGGGCGATTTTATAGAAGACCTGAAAGAGAACGGTTATCTGCAAGAGAATCCTGCCAACGGAGAAATCAGCATAACTGGAAAGACAGAGCAAACCATCCGCAAAAGAAGTCTGGAAGAGATTTTCGGTAAGCTCAAGAAATCAAAGCAAGGCAATCACCAGACCTTTAAACCTGGTCAGGGTGATGAGTCCAATTCTGAAACACGTCCCTTTCAGTTTGGCGATATGCTGGAGCAGATTGATTTCACGGAAAGTATCCGCAATGCACAGGTGAATCATGGTATTGAAAGCTTCTGCATGCAGGAGGATGATTTGCAAATTCGTGAGAGCGATTTCAAAACACAGACTTCAACAGTATTGATGATTGATATTTCTCACTCCATGATTTTGTATGGTGAGGATCGCATCACGCCAGCCAAGAAAGTGGCCATGGCTTTGAGTGAGTTAATCACTACACGTTATCCAAAAGATACTTTGGATATTGTGGTGTTTGGTAATGATGCATGGAGTATTGAAATCAAGGATTTGCCTTATTTGCAAGTGGGTCCTTATCATACCAATACGGTTGCAGGTTTGGAGTTGGCGATGGACTTGTTACGCAGGCGTAAGAACCCCAACAAACAAATATTTATGATCACTGATGGTAAGCCAACTTGCCTGAAAATTGGTGGTCGCTATTACAAGAATAGTTTCGGCTTGGATAGAAAAGTGCTGAACAGGTGTATGAATCTGGCGGCACAGTGTAAGAAATTAAAAATTCCCATCACCACTTTCATGATTGCTTCAGATCCTTATCTGCAGCGCTTTGTGCAAGAGTTTACGGAAGTGAATCAGGGTAAAGCCTTCTTTGCTTCACTGGATAAGCTCGGTGCTTTCATCTTCAAAGATTTTGAAAGTGGTAAAAGAAAGACTGTCTATTAA